A section of the Jannaschia sp. S6380 genome encodes:
- a CDS encoding restriction endonuclease: MVDEIISFSELEQVDLHVDAIYQSGRLGNAGDEPLPRLINVSNSGGFRYRGSLKSLEMVALTSSLKDPDWPDLLDQETGVFTYYGDNKRPGRPLHETPRNGNELLRQIFDQAHAGPEERRKVPPIFIFTSTGEWRDFRFVGLAVPGVASLTSSEDLVAVWKTAEGARFQNYRARLTVLDAPVISRAWVTDIINGNAHSANAPQVWRDWVDRGSFRPLQATRSLEYRTKDEQLPTSPEGRNVIECLHQYFQNNPYDFEYCAAGLARLMMPDIASIDVTRPSRDGGRDAIGQLRIGTGPSAILVDFALEAKCHAPNSSVGVRPMSRLISRLRHRQFGILVTTSYVDRQAYQEIKEDRHPIVVIAAADIVALLKNHGYGNRAAVLAWLRINYPLEAR, from the coding sequence GTGGTTGATGAGATCATCTCCTTTTCCGAACTGGAGCAGGTCGACCTCCATGTCGATGCGATCTACCAGAGCGGCCGGCTGGGGAATGCCGGCGACGAACCTCTGCCGCGCCTGATCAATGTTAGCAACAGCGGTGGTTTTAGGTATCGTGGTAGCCTCAAGTCGTTGGAAATGGTCGCTCTGACCTCGTCGCTAAAGGACCCGGACTGGCCAGACCTGCTCGACCAGGAGACCGGCGTATTCACCTACTACGGTGATAATAAGCGGCCTGGACGTCCGCTCCACGAGACACCGCGAAACGGAAACGAGCTCCTGCGTCAGATCTTCGATCAGGCGCATGCCGGTCCAGAGGAGCGTCGGAAGGTCCCTCCCATATTTATCTTCACCAGCACCGGCGAGTGGCGTGATTTCCGTTTCGTTGGCCTCGCTGTTCCCGGCGTGGCCAGCCTGACTTCATCGGAGGACTTGGTGGCGGTCTGGAAGACCGCCGAGGGCGCGCGATTCCAGAACTATCGGGCACGGCTCACTGTTTTGGATGCACCTGTCATCAGCAGGGCCTGGGTCACCGACATCATCAATGGCAACGCCCACTCCGCGAATGCTCCGCAGGTCTGGCGGGACTGGGTGGATCGCGGTAGTTTCCGCCCGCTGCAGGCAACCCGGTCGCTTGAATACAGAACGAAGGATGAACAGCTACCGACGAGCCCGGAAGGCCGCAATGTGATCGAATGTCTCCACCAGTATTTTCAGAATAACCCATACGACTTCGAATACTGCGCCGCCGGACTGGCAAGACTGATGATGCCCGATATTGCTAGCATCGATGTGACTAGGCCCTCACGCGACGGCGGTCGTGACGCAATAGGACAACTGCGGATTGGCACTGGTCCTTCAGCAATCCTAGTGGACTTCGCGCTGGAAGCAAAATGCCACGCGCCAAACAGCAGCGTGGGCGTCCGCCCGATGTCCAGACTGATCTCGCGGCTAAGGCACCGGCAGTTCGGCATCTTGGTTACGACTAGCTATGTGGACCGACAGGCATATCAGGAAATCAAAGAGGACCGACATCCAATCGTCGTGATAGCGGCTGCCGACATAGTGGCGCTGCTCAAAAATCATGGCTACGGTAATCGCGCTGCTGTTCTAGCGTGGCTTCGTATCAACTATCCCCTAGAGGCACGATGA
- a CDS encoding DNA cytosine methyltransferase — protein sequence MADSAIEQKLARLGMGAAPRVLDLFSGCGGLSLGFHKAGFEITAAVESNPVAAASHARNFHAGDSRHAQALDITQVKPSQLASRLGLGRVTDAVDVIIGGPPCQAFARVGRSKLREIDDDPEAFRHDPRAKLFAPYLDYVRAFRPLALLMENVPDAMNFGGKNIPQEVCEILINQGYICAYTLLNAAFYGVPQMRERMFLIAFRREIANEIAFPAPVSWIDLPAGYTGSRNVALKLITAKRRTDEVCNYVDPPEADGLLPSAVTAHDAIGDLPEIRALDLLGCGVLKRGARRLDELLAYDPGRPVSAYVREMKEWSGFEAGAGISDHVIRYLPRDYKIFAGMKPGDQYPQARAYALALFEDGVAEAKRRGRNIRAGSAEYDDLRRKTVPPYDHTKFPNKWRKMWRDTPARTIMAHLGKDSYSHIHYDSDQARTISVREAARLQSFPDGFVFEGAMNQAFQQIGNAVPPLMAFALAKVMKNTLSDARSVRRANELVLGATG from the coding sequence TTGGCGGACTCAGCAATTGAGCAGAAGCTGGCAAGACTGGGCATGGGGGCGGCTCCTAGGGTGCTGGATCTTTTTTCCGGATGTGGTGGGCTGTCTTTAGGTTTTCACAAGGCTGGTTTTGAAATCACTGCAGCGGTCGAGAGCAATCCGGTCGCAGCTGCCTCGCATGCACGGAATTTTCATGCAGGCGATAGTCGGCATGCTCAAGCGCTGGATATTACGCAAGTAAAACCGAGTCAGCTAGCATCCAGACTCGGTCTGGGCCGCGTCACAGACGCGGTTGATGTAATCATCGGCGGCCCCCCCTGCCAGGCATTTGCCCGGGTCGGTCGTTCGAAGCTACGGGAAATAGACGACGATCCGGAGGCCTTCCGTCACGATCCTCGCGCGAAACTGTTTGCCCCTTACCTCGACTATGTTCGCGCTTTCAGGCCGCTGGCCCTGCTGATGGAGAATGTCCCTGATGCTATGAACTTTGGGGGGAAAAACATTCCGCAAGAGGTTTGCGAGATTCTAATAAACCAGGGTTATATATGTGCTTACACCCTGCTCAACGCCGCCTTCTATGGGGTGCCGCAGATGCGCGAGCGGATGTTCTTGATCGCCTTTCGCCGCGAGATAGCGAATGAAATCGCCTTCCCGGCGCCTGTGAGTTGGATTGACCTGCCAGCGGGCTATACTGGCTCCCGAAACGTCGCGCTGAAGTTGATCACAGCGAAACGCAGGACTGATGAAGTCTGCAATTATGTTGACCCACCTGAGGCAGATGGTCTGCTGCCGTCCGCCGTCACAGCTCATGACGCTATTGGGGATCTGCCGGAGATCCGTGCACTCGATCTGCTTGGTTGCGGTGTTCTTAAGCGAGGAGCGCGCCGCCTCGATGAGCTCTTGGCCTATGATCCAGGGCGTCCCGTATCAGCTTACGTGCGGGAGATGAAGGAATGGTCAGGATTTGAGGCTGGGGCCGGGATTTCCGATCACGTCATTCGCTATCTGCCTCGGGACTATAAAATATTTGCTGGCATGAAGCCGGGCGATCAGTATCCGCAAGCTCGAGCCTACGCGCTTGCATTATTCGAGGATGGTGTCGCGGAGGCCAAACGGCGGGGGAGGAACATCAGGGCCGGCTCCGCCGAGTACGACGATCTTCGCCGAAAAACTGTTCCGCCATATGACCATACGAAGTTTCCCAACAAGTGGCGGAAAATGTGGCGAGACACACCGGCACGCACGATCATGGCTCATCTGGGTAAGGACAGTTACAGCCATATACACTACGATAGTGATCAGGCGCGGACAATCTCGGTCCGTGAAGCAGCTAGGTTGCAATCCTTCCCGGACGGTTTCGTTTTTGAAGGTGCAATGAACCAAGCTTTCCAGCAGATCGGCAATGCTGTTCCGCCACTGATGGCCTTTGCCTTGGCGAAAGTAATGAAGAATACACTCAGCGACGCGCGAAGCGTTCGCCGCGCAAACGAGCTCGTGCTCGGCGCGACCGGTTGA
- a CDS encoding very short patch repair endonuclease, producing the protein MTDVHTPERRRHNMQSVRGRDTKPEMLIRSGLHARGLRYRLHHRGLPGKPDLVFPKHRALILVHGCFWHGHACPLFKWPKTRQEFWHEKIEGNRTRDRRTIEALHQAGWRILIVWECSMRGPKRLVLQDLLNEAEHFVAQSERTFRSLAGSEATGGSSEKSSRFSINARPESICSEKVRKNGTN; encoded by the coding sequence ATGACAGATGTGCACACGCCAGAGCGGCGACGGCATAACATGCAAAGCGTGCGAGGACGGGACACCAAGCCCGAAATGCTGATTCGGAGCGGCCTGCATGCCAGAGGCCTGCGATATCGGCTGCATCATAGAGGCCTGCCTGGGAAACCGGATCTAGTCTTCCCGAAACACCGAGCATTGATCTTGGTCCACGGATGCTTCTGGCATGGTCATGCCTGTCCGTTATTCAAGTGGCCGAAGACCCGACAGGAATTTTGGCATGAGAAAATTGAAGGTAATCGAACTCGAGATCGGCGCACGATTGAAGCGCTGCATCAAGCCGGCTGGCGAATTCTTATAGTCTGGGAATGCTCGATGCGTGGCCCAAAGCGGCTTGTGTTACAGGACCTTCTGAATGAGGCCGAACATTTCGTTGCGCAGAGTGAGCGGACGTTTCGATCTCTTGCAGGAAGTGAAGCTACAGGGGGAAGTAGCGAGAAAAGCTCTCGGTTCTCAATTAATGCTAGACCAGAAAGTATCTGTAGCGAGAAAGTGAGAAAAAATGGGACGAACTGA
- a CDS encoding ATP-binding protein, with amino-acid sequence MLGDELIGTPRLAVFELVKNAYDADASSVSVSMRLDASPARITIQDDGTGMTLETIRDIWLVPGNGHRGEQRRNLHRSERYNRLPLGEKGIGRFAAHKLGERIELVTRAKDALECRVVIDWTRLIRKKYLEDASVKIAEREPKVFTENETGTRIRITGLRTTWQRGEIRRLYNQMLSMTSPFEGAGEFQAELEVPGYENWIEDLYGPDDVIDVAPWKFMFDVDQLGRVIWSYSFRGIPGIKVSPRWTRSRKRMPIPLRGGNEKSRKTANADFMKGIGPVHGVIYAYDRDAKIISQMSNAKSFTDYLDDNGGVRVYRDGVRVYNYGEAGDDWLGLDLRRVNAPQRKLSRNILIGSVSLDLQHSGGLIEKTNREGFVENDRTERLREVALGAIQILEIERFKDKELLRERTSAKPVQGRPGVVGTIEALRDRLRDGGVLKTYGPYVDSIEHEYETMQEALLQAGMAGVNLALIFHEVERGVRSLEAQLGGADSSGPFGGQVQELVHLLQGFSALLRQDKRVKHAAKDLIDNARLRNASRFHAHGIQLECPSMNFTDPGFHATFQFGLVMGALNNLIDNAIYWLDLKAETEGADFVSRLYIDFTYDLPQGPAIVVADNGPGFGADTPQDVVRPFFSRRPDGIGLGLYFSRMAMESMNGELVFPDPGQVDLPPGYDGAVVAIVFRKAS; translated from the coding sequence TTGCTTGGCGATGAGCTAATCGGCACGCCGCGCTTGGCTGTTTTTGAACTTGTAAAGAATGCCTATGACGCTGACGCTTCGAGCGTTTCTGTAAGTATGAGATTGGACGCCTCACCAGCTCGAATCACGATACAGGACGATGGGACGGGCATGACTTTGGAGACGATCCGCGACATTTGGCTGGTCCCCGGAAACGGTCACCGCGGGGAACAGCGGAGAAATCTTCACCGATCGGAGCGCTACAATCGGCTCCCCCTTGGGGAGAAGGGTATTGGTAGGTTCGCGGCGCATAAACTCGGAGAGCGGATTGAATTGGTGACGCGCGCGAAAGACGCTCTCGAATGCCGGGTCGTTATCGATTGGACCAGACTGATTCGAAAGAAATATCTCGAAGATGCTTCAGTCAAGATTGCAGAAAGGGAACCGAAGGTCTTCACAGAAAACGAGACAGGGACCCGAATCAGGATTACCGGCCTGCGTACAACGTGGCAGCGCGGTGAGATTCGTAGGCTATACAACCAGATGCTTTCGATGACATCGCCCTTTGAAGGAGCTGGCGAGTTTCAGGCGGAGCTTGAGGTGCCTGGCTACGAAAACTGGATCGAAGATCTCTATGGACCAGATGATGTTATCGATGTCGCACCGTGGAAGTTCATGTTCGACGTTGATCAGCTTGGCCGCGTCATTTGGAGTTATTCGTTCCGAGGCATCCCAGGAATCAAAGTTTCGCCGAGATGGACTCGATCGCGAAAGCGCATGCCCATTCCTCTGCGTGGAGGAAATGAGAAATCGCGCAAGACTGCGAATGCCGACTTTATGAAAGGTATTGGGCCTGTACACGGCGTAATTTATGCATATGATCGCGATGCAAAAATAATTTCTCAGATGTCGAACGCTAAGTCGTTTACTGATTATCTCGACGACAATGGTGGCGTTAGGGTCTATCGTGATGGAGTAAGAGTTTATAATTACGGAGAAGCTGGAGACGATTGGCTTGGTCTTGATCTGCGGCGCGTCAACGCGCCTCAACGTAAGCTCAGTCGAAACATATTAATCGGTTCGGTTTCGCTCGACCTTCAACATTCGGGCGGTCTAATTGAAAAGACTAATCGAGAAGGATTCGTAGAGAACGACCGGACAGAGCGCCTTCGAGAAGTGGCATTAGGTGCAATTCAGATACTCGAGATTGAACGCTTCAAGGACAAGGAACTACTGCGCGAACGCACAAGCGCGAAGCCGGTGCAAGGACGGCCCGGTGTCGTCGGAACGATCGAAGCGTTGCGGGACCGTCTACGCGATGGCGGCGTACTGAAAACCTATGGCCCATACGTTGATAGCATAGAACACGAATATGAGACCATGCAGGAAGCTCTGCTTCAGGCTGGCATGGCCGGCGTGAACCTTGCCCTTATTTTCCACGAGGTGGAACGCGGAGTACGCTCCCTCGAAGCTCAGCTCGGTGGCGCAGATTCATCCGGCCCGTTTGGCGGGCAGGTACAAGAACTCGTGCACCTACTGCAGGGGTTTTCTGCACTTCTCAGGCAGGACAAGCGAGTTAAGCATGCGGCGAAGGATTTAATTGATAATGCTCGTTTGCGCAACGCTAGCCGCTTTCATGCTCACGGCATCCAGTTAGAATGTCCCTCCATGAATTTCACCGACCCGGGCTTCCACGCTACTTTCCAATTCGGATTAGTGATGGGTGCGCTCAATAATCTGATCGATAACGCGATCTACTGGCTTGACCTTAAGGCAGAGACCGAAGGTGCGGATTTTGTTTCGAGACTCTATATTGATTTCACGTACGATTTGCCTCAGGGCCCCGCGATCGTAGTGGCAGACAATGGTCCGGGATTTGGAGCAGATACGCCTCAGGATGTTGTCCGTCCATTCTTTTCTCGCAGGCCGGATGGGATCGGGCTTGGCCTGTATTTTTCTCGCATGGCAATGGAAAGTATGAATGGGGAATTGGTTTTTCCGGACCCCGGTCAAGTTGATCTTCCTCCAGGCTATGATGGGGCCGTAGTTGCGATAGTCTTCAGGAAAGCGTCATGA
- a CDS encoding CopG family transcriptional regulator, whose amino-acid sequence MRKARLSVYLEPAILDALTAYAERRDRSLSLVAEAAIASFVTPDASERLEAALSARLDRLNRTQDRLERDQTIALETLALFVRHWLTVMPSLPEPQRQAAQAKGGERYDAFVEALGRRLAKGSVYRHEVAEELDARSDEAIR is encoded by the coding sequence ATGCGCAAGGCCCGCCTCTCCGTCTATCTCGAGCCCGCCATCCTGGACGCGCTGACGGCCTACGCCGAACGGCGCGACCGGTCCCTCTCTCTTGTCGCGGAAGCCGCCATCGCGTCGTTCGTCACGCCAGATGCGAGCGAACGGCTCGAGGCGGCCCTCTCAGCACGGCTCGACCGGCTGAACCGCACCCAGGACCGGCTGGAACGCGACCAGACCATTGCCCTCGAGACGCTCGCCCTCTTCGTCCGCCATTGGTTGACCGTGATGCCGAGCCTGCCGGAGCCGCAGCGGCAGGCCGCACAGGCCAAGGGCGGCGAGCGCTACGATGCCTTCGTCGAAGCCCTTGGACGGCGGCTGGCGAAAGGGTCGGTGTACCGGCATGAGGTCGCGGAGGAGCTGGACGCACGATCGGATGAGGCAATTAGATGA
- a CDS encoding conjugal transfer protein TraG yields the protein MHATKILWGQILTACLTALLFVWAATQWTAWRLGFQAQLGAPWFDLGGWPIYPPPSFFLWWYWYDAYAPRVFVEGAIIAGTGGFATVGVAITMSVWRAREDKDVATYGSARWAAEADIRAADLLTPDGAVLGRWERDYLRHDGPEHVLCFAPTRSGKGVGLVVPTLLTWPGSAIVHDIKGENWNLTAGWRARFGHVLLFDPTNPASAAYNPLLEVRQGDSEVRDVQNIADILVDPEGSIERRNHWEKTSHALLVGAILHVLYAREDKTLAGVATFLSDPAHPIEATLRSMLSTPHLGDRPHPVVASAARELLNKSDNERSGVLSTAMSFLGLYRDPVVAQVTRRCGWRIADLVEGDRPATLYLVVPPSDIARTKPLVRLILNQVGRRLTEELEAKTRRHRLLLMLDEFPALGRLDFFETALAFMAGYGLKSFLIAQSLNQIEKAYGPNNSILDNCHVRVAFATNDERTAKRISDTLGTATEMRAMKNYAGHRLSPWLGHLMVSRQETARPLLTPGEVMQLPSADELILVSGAPPIRAKKARYFEDRQLQRRILAPPDPAHYKRDDIPPADDWTARPTIAAARNRPARPDDGETAETEEEDGGVRRAPDLPVEIALSPEDVHAREEFDFDETASGDDADEDAIRAKALRREHQRFTAVARQAALDPGDGIDL from the coding sequence ATGCACGCGACCAAGATTCTCTGGGGCCAGATCCTTACGGCCTGCCTGACCGCGCTTCTCTTCGTCTGGGCCGCGACGCAGTGGACGGCGTGGCGTCTTGGGTTCCAAGCGCAGCTTGGTGCGCCGTGGTTCGATCTCGGGGGCTGGCCGATCTATCCGCCGCCATCCTTCTTCCTCTGGTGGTATTGGTACGACGCCTACGCCCCGCGCGTCTTCGTCGAAGGCGCGATCATCGCCGGTACCGGCGGCTTCGCCACCGTCGGCGTCGCCATCACCATGAGCGTCTGGCGCGCCCGCGAGGACAAGGATGTCGCGACCTACGGCTCAGCCCGCTGGGCAGCGGAGGCCGATATCCGCGCCGCCGATCTGCTGACGCCCGACGGCGCTGTCCTTGGCCGCTGGGAACGCGACTATCTCCGCCACGACGGGCCGGAACACGTGCTCTGCTTCGCGCCAACCCGCTCGGGCAAAGGCGTCGGACTTGTCGTCCCGACCCTGCTGACCTGGCCGGGCTCGGCCATTGTCCACGACATCAAGGGCGAGAACTGGAACCTGACCGCCGGGTGGCGCGCGCGGTTCGGGCACGTCCTTCTGTTCGACCCGACGAACCCGGCAAGCGCGGCATACAACCCGCTGCTGGAGGTTCGACAGGGCGACAGCGAGGTCCGCGACGTCCAGAACATCGCCGACATCCTCGTCGATCCCGAAGGCTCGATCGAGCGGAGGAACCATTGGGAAAAGACCAGCCACGCGCTGCTCGTCGGGGCGATCCTGCACGTGCTCTATGCGCGCGAAGACAAGACCCTAGCGGGCGTCGCGACGTTCCTGTCCGATCCGGCGCACCCGATCGAGGCGACCCTGCGGAGCATGCTGTCGACCCCGCATCTGGGCGACCGGCCACACCCGGTCGTCGCCAGCGCCGCGCGAGAGCTCCTCAACAAATCCGACAACGAACGCTCGGGCGTGCTGTCCACCGCCATGTCGTTCCTCGGTCTCTACCGCGACCCGGTGGTGGCCCAGGTGACAAGGCGCTGCGGCTGGCGCATCGCCGATCTCGTCGAAGGCGATCGCCCGGCGACGCTCTACCTCGTCGTCCCGCCCTCGGACATCGCCCGCACCAAGCCGCTGGTGCGCCTGATCCTGAACCAAGTCGGGCGGCGGCTGACGGAGGAGCTGGAGGCGAAGACCCGCAGGCATCGTCTCCTGCTGATGCTCGACGAGTTCCCGGCCCTCGGACGGCTCGACTTCTTCGAGACCGCGCTGGCCTTCATGGCCGGATACGGGCTGAAGAGCTTCCTGATCGCGCAATCCCTCAACCAGATCGAGAAGGCCTACGGGCCGAACAACTCGATCCTCGACAATTGCCATGTCCGAGTGGCCTTCGCCACCAACGACGAACGCACCGCCAAGCGCATCTCCGACACGCTGGGCACCGCGACAGAGATGCGCGCGATGAAGAACTACGCCGGGCACAGGCTCTCGCCCTGGCTGGGACATCTCATGGTCTCGCGGCAGGAGACGGCACGTCCGCTGCTGACCCCCGGCGAGGTCATGCAGCTGCCCTCGGCCGACGAGTTGATCCTCGTCTCGGGCGCACCGCCGATCCGGGCGAAGAAGGCGCGCTATTTCGAGGACCGGCAGTTGCAGCGGCGCATTCTGGCCCCGCCCGACCCGGCGCACTATAAGCGCGACGATATCCCACCGGCCGATGACTGGACCGCGCGCCCGACGATCGCGGCGGCCCGGAACCGCCCTGCGAGACCGGACGATGGAGAGACGGCCGAAACGGAGGAAGAGGATGGCGGCGTTCGGCGCGCGCCCGACTTGCCGGTCGAGATCGCGCTCAGCCCAGAGGACGTTCACGCACGGGAAGAGTTCGACTTCGACGAGACCGCGTCCGGGGACGATGCCGATGAAGATGCGATCCGGGCGAAGGCCCTGCGCCGCGAGCACCAGCGCTTCACCGCCGTGGCCCGGCAAGCGGCACTCGATCCCGGCGACGGGATCGACCTCTAG
- a CDS encoding DUF3363 domain-containing protein, which yields MPREDEFGIRPGRIRQGRSAGTQSFVAQALKAANQAGGIKHGERARSGFRSSFGRGGAASLRAGVGLGPHARRVAVKARVVRHNRRSAPLSTHLAYLKRDGVTRDGEPGKIFDANEVDVDSGGFATRCENDRHHFRFIVSPEDAAEISDLRTFTRDLMQTAETDLGTELDWIAVDHWNTAHPHVHVLVRGRTDTGADLVIARDYIGSGLRGRASERATLELGPRSDLEIRSALEREIQADRWTDLDRSIQRDAVDGVVDLRPRFGEPQDETARLRIGRVRHLERLGIAAPIDSGRWRLTQDAEPRLRKLQRRGDIIARLHDALGTEAATRGTAGLVPDGPTKDGSILGRLAARGLDDELTGSAFVVIDGVDGRTHHVALADLDAASDAPIGGIVEARWTQPTRGNSRLVVAVRSDFDIERQKRANGATWLDRQLVGTAPAALSGAGFGRDVRNALAARTDHLAGEGLATRSGDRLRLSRDLIATLRQRDLAAARERIGTETGMTPLATEGGEHISGLLTRRVTLASGRFAMIENGLGFQLVPWAQPLKRRIGKQVSGTVTAAGGIDWTPGRQRGPSV from the coding sequence ATGCCTCGTGAGGACGAGTTCGGCATTCGACCCGGCCGCATTCGCCAAGGCCGGTCGGCAGGGACGCAGTCCTTCGTGGCACAGGCGCTGAAGGCGGCGAACCAGGCGGGCGGGATCAAGCACGGCGAACGCGCGCGATCCGGCTTCAGAAGCAGTTTCGGGCGCGGAGGTGCCGCAAGCCTGCGCGCGGGCGTCGGGCTCGGGCCGCATGCCCGCCGCGTCGCCGTGAAAGCCAGGGTGGTGCGCCATAATCGGCGCTCGGCGCCGCTCTCCACACATCTCGCCTATCTCAAGCGCGACGGCGTGACCAGGGATGGCGAACCCGGCAAGATATTCGACGCGAATGAGGTAGATGTCGATAGCGGGGGCTTCGCCACCCGCTGCGAGAATGATCGCCATCATTTCCGCTTCATCGTGTCGCCCGAAGACGCGGCCGAGATCTCGGACCTGCGGACCTTCACGCGGGATCTGATGCAGACGGCCGAAACAGATCTGGGCACCGAGCTCGACTGGATCGCCGTCGATCACTGGAACACCGCGCATCCGCATGTCCACGTCCTCGTTCGGGGGCGGACCGATACCGGCGCGGATCTCGTCATCGCGCGGGACTATATCGGCAGCGGGCTGCGCGGCCGGGCGTCCGAACGCGCGACCCTCGAGCTCGGACCGCGCAGCGATCTGGAAATCCGATCCGCGTTGGAGCGCGAGATCCAGGCAGACCGCTGGACCGACCTCGACAGGTCCATCCAACGCGATGCGGTCGACGGTGTCGTCGATCTCCGCCCGCGGTTCGGCGAGCCTCAGGACGAGACCGCGCGGCTGCGGATCGGCCGCGTCCGCCATCTCGAACGCCTCGGGATCGCCGCCCCGATCGATTCCGGGCGCTGGCGTCTGACCCAGGACGCGGAGCCGAGGCTGCGAAAGCTGCAGCGCCGCGGCGACATCATCGCGCGGCTGCACGACGCGCTCGGCACCGAGGCGGCGACGCGCGGCACAGCCGGGTTGGTGCCGGACGGGCCGACGAAGGACGGATCGATCCTCGGGCGGCTGGCCGCACGTGGGCTCGACGACGAGTTGACCGGCTCGGCCTTCGTCGTGATCGACGGTGTCGACGGACGGACGCACCATGTCGCGCTCGCCGATCTCGACGCGGCCTCCGACGCGCCGATCGGCGGCATCGTCGAGGCGCGTTGGACGCAACCGACGCGCGGCAATTCAAGACTCGTCGTTGCTGTGCGGTCCGACTTTGACATTGAGCGTCAGAAGCGCGCGAACGGGGCGACCTGGCTCGACCGGCAACTGGTCGGAACGGCACCGGCCGCGCTGTCCGGTGCAGGGTTCGGCCGGGATGTCAGGAATGCCCTTGCCGCGCGTACCGACCATCTCGCCGGAGAGGGCCTGGCGACGCGGAGCGGAGACCGGCTCCGCCTCTCCCGCGACCTGATCGCGACGCTTCGACAGAGAGATCTCGCCGCCGCAAGGGAACGGATCGGGACGGAGACGGGTATGACGCCGCTTGCCACGGAAGGGGGCGAGCACATCTCCGGCCTCCTGACGCGCCGCGTGACGCTCGCCTCCGGGCGCTTCGCGATGATCGAAAACGGGCTGGGGTTCCAGCTTGTGCCCTGGGCGCAGCCGCTGAAACGCCGGATCGGAAAGCAGGTGTCCGGAACGGTCACGGCGGCCGGCGGCATCGATTGGACCCCGGGCCGCCAGAGGGGACCATCGGTCTGA
- a CDS encoding lytic transglycosylase domain-containing protein has translation MLRFVSSISRGSRPCPATSPRRVSTAFALILGLSVVAAVVLPVWPTIAQTASPTAEDPTERAIHITDASQRFGIPEAWIRAVMHRESGGDPRAVSPKGAIGLMQIMPGTWAELRSRYRLGPDPFDAQDNIFAGTAYLREMYDRYGTVAGMLAAYNAGPARVDDLLQTGRPLPRETRAYIAAILPLIGSGAATDGPSDRPSDYRDAPIFVQRAGPPDAERPRSVDEGSSRRDTRSVTESPAPFDPKESATEASDRLFVRRDAENQR, from the coding sequence ATGCTGCGCTTCGTCTCTTCAATCTCTCGCGGCTCAAGGCCCTGTCCCGCTACGAGCCCGCGCCGCGTATCGACGGCGTTTGCTTTGATACTGGGTCTGAGCGTCGTCGCGGCCGTGGTTTTACCGGTCTGGCCAACGATCGCCCAGACCGCATCTCCCACAGCGGAGGATCCTACCGAACGCGCCATCCACATCACGGACGCGTCACAGCGCTTCGGCATTCCGGAGGCCTGGATCAGGGCCGTGATGCACCGGGAAAGCGGTGGCGATCCGCGCGCCGTGTCGCCGAAAGGCGCGATCGGTCTGATGCAGATCATGCCCGGCACCTGGGCGGAGCTTCGAAGTCGCTATCGACTGGGCCCCGACCCGTTCGACGCGCAGGACAACATCTTCGCCGGAACCGCTTATCTGCGCGAGATGTATGATCGCTACGGCACCGTCGCGGGGATGCTCGCCGCCTACAATGCCGGACCGGCGCGCGTTGACGACTTGCTGCAGACTGGTCGTCCCCTGCCCCGCGAGACCCGCGCCTATATCGCCGCCATACTGCCATTGATCGGCAGCGGCGCTGCAACGGACGGACCGTCGGATCGCCCGTCGGATTACCGCGACGCACCGATCTTCGTGCAGCGCGCGGGCCCGCCGGACGCGGAGCGTCCACGATCCGTCGACGAAGGTTCGTCCAGGCGTGACACTCGATCCGTCACGGAAAGCCCTGCGCCGTTCGACCCAAAAGAAAGCGCAACGGAGGCCTCAGATCGTCTCTTCGTCCGCCGCGATGCGGAGAACCAGCGATGA
- a CDS encoding S26 family signal peptidase yields the protein MLSATLCAAIASTVTVDVAPRLIWNASASVPIGLYAVLPTSSPQLGDLVLVEPPEELARFLDRRGYLPHGVPMLKRVAALPGQTICRTGAIVRIDGTAVAAARAADREGRALPRWSGCDRLRQDQILLLNVDAPDSLDGRYFGPLPMSALRGRAVPIRTWGAP from the coding sequence GTGCTCTCCGCCACGCTGTGCGCCGCTATTGCGTCGACTGTTACCGTCGACGTCGCCCCACGACTCATCTGGAACGCAAGCGCCAGCGTTCCCATCGGTCTCTATGCCGTTCTGCCGACCTCGTCGCCGCAGCTCGGGGATCTCGTCCTCGTCGAACCACCGGAGGAGCTGGCCCGCTTTCTGGATCGGCGCGGGTATCTTCCGCACGGCGTGCCGATGCTGAAGCGCGTCGCCGCACTGCCGGGCCAGACAATCTGCCGAACCGGTGCGATCGTCCGGATCGACGGGACGGCGGTTGCTGCGGCCCGCGCCGCGGACAGGGAGGGACGCGCGCTGCCGAGATGGTCCGGCTGCGATCGACTTCGGCAAGATCAGATATTGCTGCTGAATGTGGACGCGCCGGACTCGCTTGACGGGCGGTATTTTGGGCCACTGCCGATGTCGGCGCTGCGCGGTAGGGCCGTTCCGATCCGGACCTGGGGGGCACCGTAA